A stretch of Bordetella petrii DNA encodes these proteins:
- a CDS encoding helix-turn-helix transcriptional regulator, which produces MSSASLNTGAPFRRDPGLVDEPALRRQARHGTAQYAVAAPGASQPMFEGLVDTVALADGLILHRVDARDLQGVAVHATLRPGLRIALTVGGKADVNFGGRRILLGPRADGGARGAVVAVARPTDFVRQSRRGDLERTVSLTFGDEWLQRRFGGELQACLAFSRRHLSIYEWNASAQAVALAEQMLAPPELDSALWRMYQESRSLDLAVEAFACLRGGAPARPAASMRQRERARMEQVRDLLDSGQADTLTLEQIARHACVSANTLQRHFRAAWGKTVFAYLRDARLARARLALERDAVSVAQAAWIAGYSSPANFATAFRQQYGMPPGQVGRRA; this is translated from the coding sequence ATGAGTTCCGCATCGCTCAATACCGGCGCGCCGTTCCGCCGTGATCCCGGCTTGGTGGACGAGCCGGCGCTGCGCCGCCAGGCGCGCCATGGTACGGCGCAATATGCGGTGGCGGCGCCCGGCGCCAGCCAGCCGATGTTCGAAGGCCTGGTCGATACCGTGGCGCTGGCCGATGGCCTGATCCTGCATCGCGTCGATGCGCGCGACCTGCAGGGCGTGGCCGTGCACGCCACCCTGCGCCCGGGGCTGCGCATTGCCCTGACGGTGGGCGGCAAGGCGGACGTGAACTTCGGCGGGCGGCGCATCCTGCTGGGGCCGCGCGCCGACGGCGGCGCGCGCGGCGCCGTGGTGGCCGTGGCCCGGCCCACCGACTTCGTGCGCCAGTCGCGGCGCGGCGACCTGGAACGCACAGTCAGCCTGACGTTCGGCGATGAATGGCTGCAGCGCCGCTTCGGCGGCGAACTGCAGGCCTGCCTGGCTTTCTCGCGCCGGCATTTGTCGATATATGAATGGAATGCCTCGGCGCAGGCCGTGGCGCTGGCCGAGCAGATGCTGGCGCCGCCCGAGCTGGACAGCGCGCTATGGCGCATGTACCAGGAATCGCGTTCGCTGGACCTGGCGGTAGAGGCCTTTGCCTGCCTGCGCGGCGGGGCGCCGGCCCGGCCCGCGGCGTCGATGCGCCAGCGCGAGCGCGCCCGCATGGAGCAGGTGCGCGACCTGCTCGACAGCGGGCAGGCCGATACCCTGACTCTGGAACAGATCGCGCGCCATGCCTGCGTCAGCGCCAATACCCTGCAGCGCCACTTCCGCGCGGCGTGGGGCAAGACCGTATTCGCCTATCTGCGCGATGCGCGCCTGGCGCGGGCCAGGCTGGCGCTGGAACGCGATGCCGTCAGCGTGGCCCAGGCGGCCTGGATCGCCGGTTATTCCAGCCCCGCCAATTTCGCCACGGCATTCCGCCAGCAGTACGGCATGCCGCCGGGGCAGGTGGGGCGGCGCGCCTGA
- a CDS encoding TonB-dependent siderophore receptor — MYTPPSPRPYVGAVVGFALSGAALAQNAPLPRDADVVQEMATVQVLGTAEEEIKESLGVSVITAEEIQRRPPTNDLSDIIRREPGVNLTGNSASGARGNSRQIDIRGMGPENTLILIDGKPVDSRNAVRYGWNGDRDTRGDSNWVPAEEVERIEVIRGPAAARYGSGAMGGVVNIITKQPADKPSASATYYLNQPEDSKEGNTNRVNVRLSTPITDTLSMRVYGNYNKTNPDARDINAGHAETSDNGNPDTAGREGVINQDLNALFAWRPDTRNTVELEMGYSRQGNLFAGDTMNNNNSDFSDSLYGKETNAMYRQNVGLTHRGNYAWGTSRATLSYDYTRNSRQQEGLAGGPEGAPQDIGRDTARLRNLRAAGEVNVPFKLGWQQVATVGVEALHESLDDPSAMRQEHSGTGGGIGGTAGSERPTKTSQDSYALFVEDNIEAGLRTTLTPGLRFDHNSEFGNNWSPSLNASYAATDSLRLKGGIARAYKAPNLYQSNPNYLLYSRGNGCLQSQTNSGGCYLVGNQDLSPETSVNKEIGFEYDPGTWRTSAAYFRNDYKNKIVASNDYAYRLPNGARVLQWTNSGKAVVEGLEGNLFIPLTPALDWNTNFTYMIQSKDKSTGEPLSVIPEYTINSTLDWFYTPQWSFQANVTYYGKQKGPSTNPRTGEDLQDEGLQTLSPYALVGLSVGYEPSRRLRFRVGVSNLFDKQLYREGNSSAAGAATYNEPGRAYYATMTVTY, encoded by the coding sequence ATGTACACGCCCCCTTCCCCGCGACCGTATGTCGGCGCCGTTGTCGGTTTTGCATTGTCGGGCGCGGCCCTGGCCCAGAACGCGCCCCTGCCCCGCGATGCGGATGTGGTGCAGGAAATGGCCACCGTGCAGGTGCTGGGCACGGCCGAAGAGGAAATCAAGGAATCGCTGGGAGTTTCGGTGATCACCGCCGAGGAAATCCAGCGCCGTCCGCCCACCAACGACCTGTCGGACATCATCCGCCGCGAGCCCGGCGTGAACCTGACCGGCAACAGCGCCAGCGGCGCGCGCGGCAACAGCCGCCAGATCGACATCCGCGGCATGGGCCCCGAGAACACGCTGATCCTGATCGACGGCAAGCCGGTCGATTCCCGCAACGCCGTGCGCTACGGCTGGAACGGCGACCGCGACACGCGCGGCGACAGCAACTGGGTGCCGGCCGAAGAAGTGGAACGCATCGAAGTGATCCGCGGCCCCGCCGCGGCCCGCTATGGGTCGGGCGCCATGGGCGGCGTGGTGAACATCATTACCAAGCAACCCGCCGACAAGCCCAGCGCATCGGCCACGTACTACCTGAACCAGCCGGAAGACAGCAAGGAAGGCAATACCAACCGCGTCAACGTGCGCCTGTCCACGCCCATTACCGACACCCTCAGCATGCGGGTTTACGGCAACTACAACAAGACCAACCCCGACGCGCGCGACATCAACGCCGGCCACGCCGAGACCTCGGACAACGGCAACCCGGATACCGCGGGCCGCGAAGGGGTGATCAACCAGGACCTGAACGCGCTGTTCGCCTGGCGTCCCGACACCCGCAACACGGTGGAACTGGAAATGGGCTACAGCCGCCAGGGCAACCTGTTTGCCGGCGACACCATGAACAACAACAACAGCGACTTCTCGGACAGCCTGTACGGCAAGGAAACCAACGCGATGTACCGCCAGAACGTGGGCCTGACGCACCGCGGCAACTATGCCTGGGGCACGTCGCGCGCCACGCTGTCGTACGACTACACCCGCAACTCGCGCCAGCAGGAAGGCCTGGCGGGCGGCCCCGAAGGCGCGCCGCAGGACATCGGCCGCGACACCGCGCGCCTGCGCAACCTGCGCGCGGCCGGCGAGGTCAACGTGCCGTTCAAACTGGGCTGGCAGCAGGTGGCCACCGTGGGCGTGGAAGCCCTGCACGAGTCGCTGGACGACCCGTCGGCCATGCGCCAGGAACACTCGGGCACCGGCGGCGGCATCGGCGGCACGGCGGGCAGCGAACGCCCCACCAAGACCAGCCAGGACAGCTATGCGCTGTTCGTCGAAGACAACATCGAGGCCGGCCTGCGCACGACGTTGACGCCGGGCTTGCGCTTTGACCACAACAGCGAATTCGGCAATAACTGGAGCCCCAGCCTGAACGCCTCGTACGCGGCCACCGACAGCCTGCGCCTGAAGGGCGGCATCGCGCGCGCCTACAAGGCGCCCAACCTGTACCAGTCGAACCCCAACTACCTGCTGTACAGCCGCGGCAATGGCTGCCTGCAATCGCAGACCAACTCGGGCGGCTGCTACCTGGTGGGCAACCAGGACCTGTCGCCCGAGACCAGCGTGAACAAGGAAATCGGCTTCGAGTACGACCCGGGCACGTGGCGCACCAGCGCGGCGTACTTCCGCAACGACTACAAGAACAAGATCGTGGCCAGCAATGACTACGCCTACCGCCTGCCCAACGGCGCGCGCGTGCTGCAATGGACCAACAGCGGCAAGGCGGTGGTCGAGGGCCTGGAAGGCAACTTGTTCATTCCGCTGACCCCGGCGCTGGACTGGAACACCAACTTCACCTACATGATCCAGTCCAAGGACAAGAGCACCGGCGAACCGCTGAGCGTGATTCCCGAATACACCATCAACAGCACGCTGGACTGGTTCTACACGCCGCAGTGGTCGTTCCAGGCCAATGTCACGTACTACGGCAAGCAGAAAGGCCCGTCGACCAACCCGCGCACCGGCGAAGACCTGCAGGACGAAGGCCTGCAGACGCTCAGCCCCTATGCGCTGGTGGGCCTGAGCGTGGGCTACGAGCCCAGCAGGCGGCTGCGTTTCCGCGTCGGCGTCAGCAACCTGTTCGACAAGCAGCTGTACCGCGAAGGCAATTCCAGCGCCGCCGGCGCCGCGACCTACAACGAGCCGGGGCGCGCCTACTACGCCACCATGACGGTGACGTACTGA
- a CDS encoding alpha/beta hydrolase, whose protein sequence is MARLSLPALAALCGALLAAAPNAHGQPVLDDGMTPAQARARLGLLGLARQAVLPRGDGLRDVRVDVIVPAGPAPARGWPVLYLLDGNATLQALADAGRPAAAVLVGIGYDIDARLDVDARAWDYTPRPPHAGRSGGADPRQSGRRNGGADAWLDLIEQRVKPLVRAAAPIDAASQTLYGHSYGGLFVLHALRVRPQAFQRYVAASPSLWWRAPYMAERLRTLDTAACCAAAPRQLYLWVGEAERSRRERDRPGPAASSAGAGARALAAELGGKEGLAVHYRSFPGLGHGAMLPVSAREAARISALP, encoded by the coding sequence ATGGCGCGCCTGAGCCTGCCCGCGCTGGCGGCGCTGTGCGGCGCCCTGCTGGCCGCCGCGCCGAACGCCCATGGACAGCCGGTGCTGGACGACGGGATGACGCCGGCCCAGGCGCGCGCCCGGCTCGGCCTGCTGGGCCTGGCCCGGCAGGCGGTGCTGCCGCGCGGCGACGGCCTGCGCGATGTGCGCGTGGATGTGATCGTGCCGGCCGGGCCGGCCCCTGCCCGCGGGTGGCCGGTGCTGTACCTGCTGGACGGCAACGCCACCCTGCAGGCCCTGGCCGATGCCGGCAGGCCTGCCGCGGCGGTGCTGGTGGGCATCGGCTACGACATCGATGCCCGCCTGGATGTGGACGCGCGCGCCTGGGACTACACGCCGCGGCCGCCCCACGCCGGCCGTTCAGGCGGGGCGGACCCGCGCCAGTCCGGCCGCCGCAATGGCGGCGCCGATGCCTGGCTGGATCTGATCGAGCAGCGCGTCAAGCCGCTGGTGCGCGCGGCCGCGCCCATCGACGCGGCGAGCCAGACGCTGTACGGGCACTCCTACGGCGGCCTGTTCGTGCTGCACGCCCTGCGCGTCCGCCCCCAGGCGTTCCAGCGCTACGTGGCGGCCAGCCCGTCGCTGTGGTGGCGCGCGCCCTACATGGCCGAACGCCTGCGTACGCTGGACACGGCCGCCTGCTGCGCGGCGGCGCCGCGGCAGCTGTACCTGTGGGTGGGAGAAGCGGAACGGTCGCGCCGGGAACGCGACAGGCCGGGGCCCGCGGCTTCCAGCGCTGGCGCCGGCGCGCGGGCACTGGCGGCCGAACTGGGCGGCAAAGAAGGGCTGGCGGTGCACTACCGCAGCTTTCCGGGCCTGGGGCATGGCGCGATGCTGCCGGTGTCGGCGCGCGAAGCGGCGCGCATCTCCGCCCTGCCCTGA
- the pstB gene encoding phosphate ABC transporter ATP-binding protein PstB: MENTAATAAPAAKAKIEVKDLNFYYGKFHAIRNVNMSIRENKVTAFIGPSGCGKSTLLRTFNRMFELYPGQRAEGEIMLDGENLLTSKTDISLIRAKIGMVFQKPTPFPMSIYDNIAFGVRLFERLSKGEMDERVEWALSKAALWGEVKDKLHQSGNSLSGGQQQRLCIARGVAIKPEVLLLDEPCSALDPISTAKIEELIAELKNDYTVVIVTHNMQQAARCSDYTAYMYLGELMEFGETDQIFVKPARKETEDYITGRFG, encoded by the coding sequence ATGGAAAACACCGCTGCTACCGCCGCCCCCGCCGCCAAAGCCAAGATCGAAGTTAAGGACCTGAACTTCTACTACGGCAAGTTCCATGCCATCCGCAACGTGAACATGTCGATCCGCGAAAACAAGGTCACCGCGTTCATCGGCCCGTCGGGCTGCGGAAAATCCACGCTGCTGCGCACCTTCAACCGCATGTTCGAGCTGTACCCGGGCCAGCGCGCCGAGGGCGAAATCATGCTCGACGGCGAAAACCTGCTGACCTCCAAGACCGATATTTCGCTGATCCGCGCCAAGATCGGCATGGTGTTTCAGAAGCCCACGCCGTTTCCCATGAGCATCTACGACAACATCGCGTTCGGCGTGCGCCTGTTCGAGCGCCTGTCCAAGGGCGAAATGGACGAGCGCGTGGAATGGGCGCTGTCCAAGGCCGCGCTGTGGGGCGAAGTGAAAGACAAGCTGCATCAAAGCGGCAACAGCCTGTCGGGCGGGCAGCAGCAGCGCCTGTGCATTGCGCGCGGAGTGGCCATCAAGCCCGAAGTGCTGCTGCTGGACGAACCTTGCTCGGCGCTCGACCCGATTTCCACCGCCAAGATCGAAGAGCTGATCGCCGAACTGAAGAACGACTACACCGTGGTCATCGTGACGCACAACATGCAGCAGGCGGCGCGCTGCTCCGACTACACCGCCTACATGTACCTGGGCGAACTGATGGAATTCGGCGAAACCGACCAGATCTTCGTCAAGCCGGCCCGCAAAGAAACCGAAGACTACATCACCGGCCGCTTCGGCTGA
- the pstA gene encoding phosphate ABC transporter permease PstA, with amino-acid sequence MAESVLNMKNGIYRRRHLVNKVMLTISLATLMFGLFWLFWIILTLVFKGAPALSLTLFTEITPPPGQQGGLINAITGSLLMAGVGTLVGTPVGILAGTYLAEYGQRGWLAPATRFLNDVLLSAPSIIIGLFIYAVYVAQVGHYSGWAGSLALAILVIPVVVRTTDNMLLLVPNSLREATAALGCPKWRMITLVCYRAAKSGIITGILLAIARISGETAPLLFTALSNQFMSMNMNQPMANLPVVIYQYAASPFQDWNNLAWAGATLITLLVLGINILARNLFRKS; translated from the coding sequence ATGGCTGAATCCGTACTCAACATGAAGAACGGCATCTATCGCCGGCGCCACCTGGTCAACAAGGTGATGCTGACGATTTCGCTGGCAACCCTGATGTTCGGGCTGTTCTGGCTGTTCTGGATCATTCTGACGCTGGTGTTCAAGGGCGCGCCGGCGCTGTCGCTGACGCTGTTTACCGAAATCACGCCGCCGCCGGGCCAGCAGGGCGGGCTGATCAACGCCATCACCGGCAGCCTGCTGATGGCCGGCGTGGGCACCCTGGTGGGCACGCCGGTGGGCATCCTGGCCGGCACCTACCTGGCCGAATACGGCCAGCGCGGCTGGCTGGCTCCGGCCACGCGCTTCCTGAACGACGTGCTGCTGTCGGCTCCGTCGATCATCATCGGCCTGTTCATCTATGCCGTGTACGTGGCCCAGGTGGGGCACTATTCGGGCTGGGCCGGTTCGCTGGCGCTGGCCATCCTGGTGATCCCGGTGGTGGTGCGCACCACCGACAACATGCTGCTGCTGGTGCCCAACAGCCTGCGCGAAGCCACCGCCGCGCTGGGCTGCCCCAAGTGGCGCATGATCACCCTGGTGTGCTATCGCGCCGCCAAGTCCGGCATCATCACCGGCATCCTGCTGGCCATCGCCCGCATCTCGGGCGAAACCGCGCCGCTGCTGTTCACGGCGCTGTCGAACCAGTTCATGTCGATGAACATGAACCAGCCCATGGCCAACCTGCCGGTGGTCATCTACCAATACGCGGCCAGTCCGTTCCAGGACTGGAACAACCTGGCCTGGGCCGGCGCCACCCTGATCACCCTGCTGGTGCTGGGCATCAACATCCTGGCCCGCAACCTGTTCCGCAAATCGTGA
- the pstC gene encoding phosphate ABC transporter permease subunit PstC codes for MSAVMDNTVLLPSRETDSVTTGTPSPMKQSKNALMDALFKNLTRLFAFLVFILLAAIMASLIYGSRETLAEYGLSFLWTNDWDPVKQHFGAVVPIVGTLLTSAIALIIAVPVSFGIAIFLTELSPAWLRRPLGTAVEMLAAIPSIIYGMWGLFVFVPIFQEYVQPGLIATLGSLPLIGGIFAGPPFGIGIFTAGLILSIMIIPFIAAVMRDVFELVPPMLKESAYGLGSTTWEVMWRVVLPFTKSGVIGGIMLGLGRALGETMAVTFVIGNAFRWPDSLFSPGNSIASALANEFNEAGGMQKSALLELGLILFLITTVVLACSKVLLLRLSAAEGKKT; via the coding sequence ATGAGCGCGGTAATGGATAATACGGTGTTGCTACCGTCCCGCGAGACGGATTCCGTCACCACCGGCACGCCCTCGCCTATGAAGCAAAGCAAAAACGCGCTAATGGATGCGCTGTTCAAGAACCTGACCCGGCTGTTCGCCTTCCTGGTGTTCATCCTGCTGGCGGCCATCATGGCGTCGCTGATCTACGGCAGCCGCGAAACCCTGGCGGAATACGGCCTGTCGTTTCTCTGGACCAACGACTGGGATCCGGTCAAGCAGCACTTCGGCGCCGTGGTGCCCATCGTGGGCACGCTGCTCACCTCGGCCATCGCGCTGATCATCGCCGTGCCGGTGTCGTTCGGCATCGCCATCTTCCTGACCGAACTGTCGCCCGCCTGGCTGCGCCGCCCGCTGGGCACCGCCGTTGAAATGCTGGCCGCCATCCCGTCCATCATCTACGGCATGTGGGGCCTGTTCGTGTTCGTGCCGATCTTCCAGGAATACGTGCAGCCCGGGCTGATCGCCACGCTGGGCAGCCTGCCGCTGATCGGCGGCATTTTCGCCGGCCCGCCCTTCGGCATCGGCATCTTCACGGCGGGCCTGATCCTGTCCATCATGATCATCCCGTTCATCGCCGCCGTCATGCGCGACGTCTTCGAACTGGTTCCGCCCATGCTGAAAGAATCGGCGTACGGGCTGGGCAGCACGACCTGGGAAGTCATGTGGCGCGTGGTGCTGCCTTTCACCAAGTCGGGCGTCATCGGCGGCATCATGCTGGGCCTGGGCCGCGCCCTGGGCGAGACCATGGCGGTCACCTTCGTCATCGGCAACGCCTTCCGCTGGCCCGATTCGCTGTTCTCGCCGGGCAACTCCATTGCTTCCGCGCTGGCCAACGAATTCAACGAAGCGGGCGGCATGCAGAAGTCCGCGCTGCTCGAACTGGGCCTGATCCTGTTCCTGATCACCACGGTGGTGCTGGCATGCTCGAAGGTGCTGCTGCTGCGCCTGTCGGCGGCCGAAGGCAAGAAAACCTGA